The following proteins are encoded in a genomic region of Parabacteroides pacaensis:
- a CDS encoding glycosyltransferase family 9 protein, whose translation MARILVLRISAIGDVAMTIPVIYSAAKSNPQDTFTVVTQSFLKPIFINRPANLEIIGINTKGRERTLSGLLRFAAVLGRQNYDMVLDLHDVLRTKIIRLFFKLKGKPVVVFNKARKERSGLTKRIRKEFRPLPAVMERYREVFRKAGLSYKETFTSLFQEYPIGIKAMEDMIGAKKGKWIGIAPFAKHPGKIYPLERMEQIVEALSHQPENTIFLFGGRGEEELILGHWSHHYPRVISVVGRYPLDIELALISKLDVLLSMDSANMHFASLVKTPVVSLWGATHPYAGFYGWKQAPENCIQVDLPCRPCSIFGDKPCFRGDWACLTQIEPKTVINKIQEVLGNENSY comes from the coding sequence ATGGCTCGTATCCTTGTATTAAGAATTTCTGCGATTGGTGACGTTGCCATGACGATTCCTGTTATTTATTCTGCTGCAAAGTCGAATCCTCAAGATACTTTCACAGTAGTAACTCAATCGTTTTTGAAGCCTATTTTTATAAACCGGCCAGCCAACCTGGAAATAATAGGGATCAATACGAAAGGTAGGGAGCGTACTTTAAGTGGTTTATTACGATTTGCTGCCGTTTTAGGAAGACAGAACTACGATATGGTACTGGATTTGCACGATGTTTTACGCACTAAAATAATTCGTCTTTTTTTTAAATTAAAAGGAAAGCCAGTAGTAGTTTTTAATAAAGCACGTAAAGAACGAAGTGGTTTAACCAAAAGGATACGGAAGGAGTTCCGACCGCTTCCTGCTGTTATGGAGAGATATAGGGAGGTATTCCGAAAAGCAGGGTTAAGCTATAAAGAGACTTTTACTTCTTTGTTTCAAGAGTATCCGATAGGTATTAAAGCCATGGAAGATATGATCGGAGCTAAAAAAGGTAAATGGATAGGAATAGCTCCTTTTGCCAAACATCCAGGCAAAATTTATCCACTCGAACGAATGGAGCAAATTGTAGAAGCTCTTTCCCATCAACCGGAGAATACTATTTTTTTATTCGGTGGGAGAGGGGAAGAAGAACTTATTTTAGGACATTGGTCGCATCATTATCCTCGTGTAATTTCGGTAGTGGGCCGTTATCCCTTAGATATAGAACTGGCATTGATTAGTAAATTAGATGTTTTGCTTTCCATGGATTCTGCTAACATGCACTTTGCTTCTTTAGTAAAAACACCTGTGGTTTCTTTATGGGGAGCTACTCATCCGTATGCTGGTTTTTATGGATGGAAACAAGCTCCTGAAAATTGTATTCAAGTAGACTTGCCTTGCCGTCCTTGTTCCATATTCGGTGATAAACCGTGCTTTAGAGGCGATTGGGCTTGCCTGACACAGATTGAGCCAAAAACGGTTATAAATAAAATACAAGAGGTGCTGGGGAATGAAAATAGTTATTAA
- a CDS encoding lipopolysaccharide kinase InaA family protein, whose amino-acid sequence MKIVINPSYKFLEDFVYSLPANFEKSGEVIYEGRNVLRQYTIKNVDLVVKRFKQPHLINRIVYRFFRLSKASRSYHYGRELFRRGIATPEPVAFIEKRNFGLTDSYYISLNSPLKHTMREFWFDPEIGERKFILEAFGKFTAQLHQKGVLHLDYSSGNILFDIENGKPVFSLVDINRIRFGKVTEEEGYKSFARLWLPDEVYIVIAKCYAAESGYNKTHAVERICYYKDCFMKQKK is encoded by the coding sequence ATGAAAATAGTTATTAATCCTTCGTATAAATTTCTGGAAGATTTTGTTTACTCCCTTCCGGCAAATTTTGAAAAGTCGGGGGAAGTGATATATGAAGGCCGGAATGTTTTACGTCAGTATACAATAAAGAATGTAGATTTGGTTGTAAAACGTTTTAAGCAACCTCATTTGATTAACCGGATAGTATATCGTTTTTTCAGGTTATCTAAGGCAAGCCGCTCTTATCACTACGGCCGGGAACTATTTCGTCGTGGAATAGCTACTCCTGAACCTGTTGCTTTTATTGAAAAACGAAATTTTGGATTGACCGATTCCTATTATATATCATTGAATTCTCCATTAAAACATACAATGCGTGAATTTTGGTTTGACCCTGAAATAGGGGAGAGAAAATTTATTTTAGAGGCTTTTGGAAAATTTACCGCGCAGTTACACCAAAAGGGAGTTCTTCATTTAGATTATTCTTCCGGTAACATTCTTTTTGATATAGAAAATGGCAAGCCGGTCTTTTCTTTAGTAGACATAAATCGGATACGTTTCGGTAAAGTAACCGAAGAGGAAGGATATAAATCGTTTGCGCGTCTCTGGTTACCTGATGAGGTGTATATTGTTATTGCAAAATGTTATGCGGCGGAAAGCGGTTATAATAAGACGCATGCTGTAGAAAGAATCTGTTATTATAAAGATTGTTTTATGAAACAGAAAAAATAG
- a CDS encoding glycosyltransferase family 2 protein, translating to MKISVIINTYNAEKHLAEVLESVKDFDEILICDMYSTDQTVSIAKRYNCHIIYHEKLGYVEPARQAAINAATYNWILLIDADEVVPPALKDYLYEQIKKPDCPNGIRIPRKNYLMGKFVRCTYPDYILRFFKKEGTVWPSQIHMQPQLQGKVINTPLHRKDLAFIHLSNDPVKIMVSKANAYTDYEIGKRKNKKYAFFSILIQSAYRFFKFYVIKGGFRDGRPGLVYSGVYAFYKFMTIAKLWEVQFSYKDLEKDLKNLHNK from the coding sequence GAAGTGCTGGAATCTGTAAAGGATTTCGATGAAATCCTTATATGTGACATGTATAGTACGGATCAAACTGTATCTATTGCAAAACGTTATAATTGTCATATTATTTATCATGAGAAGTTAGGATATGTGGAACCAGCTCGTCAGGCTGCTATTAATGCCGCCACCTATAACTGGATTTTGTTAATTGATGCAGATGAAGTTGTTCCCCCAGCACTAAAAGATTATTTATACGAACAAATAAAAAAGCCTGATTGCCCTAATGGAATACGCATCCCTCGGAAAAATTATCTGATGGGAAAGTTCGTACGTTGTACCTATCCGGACTATATATTACGTTTTTTCAAAAAAGAAGGCACTGTATGGCCCTCACAGATTCATATGCAACCCCAATTACAAGGTAAAGTAATTAACACCCCTTTACATAGAAAAGATTTAGCCTTTATACATCTTTCCAACGATCCTGTAAAAATAATGGTATCTAAAGCGAATGCTTATACAGATTATGAAATAGGGAAAAGGAAGAATAAAAAATACGCCTTCTTTTCCATACTTATTCAAAGTGCTTACCGTTTTTTCAAGTTTTATGTAATTAAAGGAGGGTTCAGAGACGGTAGACCAGGATTAGTATATTCCGGCGTATATGCTTTTTATAAGTTCATGACTATAGCGAAACTTTGGGAAGTACAATTTTCATATAAAGATTTGGAAAAAGACCTCAAAAACCTCCATAATAAATAA
- a CDS encoding DUF4254 domain-containing protein — MKFSELSSHIFQRSTETYHETNHVDASINNPYELKSIEYYLYLKNWIDAVQWHLEDIIRNPEIDPAEALVIKRRIDKSNQDRTDLVELIDSYFLDRYKNVKVAADATINTESPAWAVDRLSILILKIYHMQQEVNRIDADETHRAQCEKKLAVLLEQHKDLSSALDQLLDDIAAGRKYMKVYKQMKMYNDPSLNPILYTKK; from the coding sequence ATGAAATTTAGTGAATTGAGTTCCCATATATTTCAGAGATCTACTGAGACATACCATGAAACCAATCATGTAGATGCATCTATCAACAATCCTTATGAATTAAAAAGCATAGAATATTACCTTTATCTTAAGAATTGGATTGATGCCGTACAGTGGCATTTGGAAGACATTATCCGTAATCCGGAAATAGATCCGGCGGAAGCATTGGTTATTAAACGGCGGATTGATAAATCCAATCAAGATCGAACGGACTTGGTGGAATTGATAGATAGTTATTTTCTGGATCGATATAAAAATGTAAAAGTTGCGGCAGATGCAACGATTAACACGGAAAGTCCCGCTTGGGCTGTCGATCGTTTATCTATTTTGATCTTGAAAATTTATCATATGCAGCAAGAAGTAAACCGTATAGATGCGGATGAAACTCACCGAGCACAATGTGAAAAGAAATTGGCTGTTCTGCTAGAGCAACATAAAGATTTGTCTTCTGCTCTAGATCAGTTATTGGATGATATTGCTGCCGGTCGTAAATATATGAAAGTATACAAACAAATGAAAATGTATAATGATCCTTCTTTAAACCCTATCTTATACACAAAGAAATAA